AAAAGGGATTATGTGATGCATATTTTCAGCATCTcactttgcttttcttctctctctttttttcctggtactggggattgaacccagagccttgcacgtgTGTATTCTACCACTacactacatcctcagccctttttaaaaattttattttgaagcagggtctcgctaaattgcctaggcagacttgaacttgcaatctttctgcctcagtctcctagtagctggggctacagggTTATAGGCACAAGCCTCACTTTTAATTAGCATTTTACATGTCTGCTTATCAATCTATCCCTCTATCTTAGTCTTTCATGATGCATTTCTAAGTAATTTATAACTGTAATTTTCCCCTTAACACATAGGCATGATTATCATTGAGAGTTCAAATTTTATTATGgttccctccctgcttccccgcccctcttttttttttttttttttggtggtgggattgaacccagaggctctggctaagttgcttagggtcttgttgagttgcccaggctggccttgaacttgggatccttctgcctcagcttcctgagcctcggggattacaggtgtgcaccatcatgcccatcagggttcttcttttttattttaaattgtagtgCTGGGGTTCAAAGGCAAGGCCACAGGCATGCTatacaagtactctaccactgagctaccttttttctttttagtaaaatTTACATTCAGCGAAGTGGACAGAGTTTGCAAACTCATAGAATGTAACACTTAAATCCCCCAGGTGGAGATGCAGAGCATCTGGTCACCCCAGAAGGTCCCTCGTATCCTTTCCTAGTCAGTCTTCACTTTTACCCACCCAGAGGCAACCCTTGCTCTGATTTTTCCCACTAGGGAACTTCATATAGTAGAATCTTATACTTTGTACTCTTTTGTATAAGGCATCTTGCACTCagcataatatttttttgttgttatccaATTTCATTGTCTGAATCACCAggtggtttgttttatttatttatttattttagttgtagatgaacacaatatctttatttatttattttatgtggtgctgaggttagaACCCCGTGCCttacatgtgagaggcaagcgctctagggctaaggcacaaccccagcccctaagggtaatatttttgagattcacCATGATGTGTGTAGCAGTAGTTCCTTTTCTCACTGAGTTCCATTGAATGAATATAAATGAGTTTTGTATTGTGTATCTGTTCctatttctgcctttttttttttttgaggttatttttaatcaagctgctatgaacatcttgaacaaataaaattgttttgtggacataaattataatttcttttggaGATAGATGTAGGAGCAGAATTAATGAGTCATACAGGGTAGGTATATGTTTAGTTTTCAGGAAACCATCATAAACCATCATATCTTTctccaaagtgattgtaccatTTGGCATGCCAACCAACAGTGCAGTGGGAGTCCCAGTTGCCTTGTCAGTGTTTGCTGTTGATGTCCTTTAAAGTTTTAGCTGTGTGACTGGTTCTGATGCATTCTTTATAATGACTGCATAATATTCCGCAGAGTGAGTGTTTACAGGTTAGTCAGCCATCATtacattgatggacatttgtttcatttccagttgtgaaaataaatgtgaatgaCTTCAGTATCCCTGTGCATGTGGTCTTACccattgatatttttctttccgTGGGATACTTTCCTAGGAATGGGTTCTGGGTCTTAAGAATacctgtattttttgtttttgctttgtctttAATCTAGTTTTTTAATAggatacctgtattttattttatttacctggGGTGCCCTCAAACCCTTGGGCTTCAGTGATCTTCTTCCCTCAAGGTTAGGAAtaactgggactataggtgcTGCGCATGCGTGGCTAGGATCCCTGTATTTTCATTGATCATAAATGTTTCCATAGTACTGCCCCAAAAAAGCTCATAATActttacatttctaccagcagTGTATCAGTTCACTTTTCCATAAACCATAATAGCAATCAATATtagaactgtttttcttttttatcagcCTAATAGGAATAAAACaagatctcatttttattttatttttattttcatttctctataatTGGGGCATATTCATACTCTTTTGGTCACCTAGATTTGTTCTTCAAATTAAATATTCGATTTTTCTATGGAATTGCTCATCTTGTCAGTTTgtaaactaaacttaaccctttgTCAACTGCATTTCAAGTACTTTTTGGTGTTTATCTGTTGAATTtgtttatattacattttcttttcattgctggagatggaacccagactcttgtgcactaggcaagtgctctaccactgagctacacccttagcccCTTTTTATCCTACTTCTTgccatacaaaatattttttaatagtaaaaaatgtttgtttgtttggagggtagtggggattgaactttaGTGTCTGgctaaaaatgtgtattttttaataaatttaaaaaccgAGGTTTTCAGTCTTGGCTAGAAAGTTATCCCTAGAAATCTAGGTGACTAGATGTATGTAACACAAAGTGTGGGGGTTTCAACAGAtgcgcctgtaatctcagcagctcaagaggctaaggcaggaaggccacaagttcaaagccagcaacttagtgaggccctaagcaatttagtgagaccttgtctcaaaataaaaagggctagggatatggtttagtggttaagcctTCTTGGTaaacgccccccccccaaaaaaaaaaaaaagaaaacaataatattaagtttgtgatttaaaaaaataataataatggctatcACTTTATACCAGGGATAAATTAATTTGAGTAGGAGtaacagaaaattatttgaaaagtatttaaGGGCTCACATCGATAGTAGAAGTTGAGTTGCAAAGATGAGTTCTGTACACCTCTGTGCACATGCAGAAATTTCCAAAAATAGATTTcacattaaaatttcaattttgtcTTCTCCCCAAAGCCAGAAGATCAGATCATCTTGGGCCTCTGTCCTCTGCTGGCCTCAtggtggctgggggtggggagcagttGTCCCCTGTAGGGTGGGCATGCTCTTCCCATTTTGTTCAGTCCCACAAAGCCCCCTTTTCTCCCAGCACTGACCGAGGAGCCCAAAGCCACATTTCAAAGTGCCTGCACTGTTGTTCTCTTACACCACAGTTATGAGAGACATATAGTCATTCCTACAGGAATGATTCAGAAATGGGACTGCAGACGCTGTGGGTTGGGGCTATGGGTGTTAAGATACCTGGCTTTTGTAAGCATTTTAGTTTGTGCCCCAACCCATGAACCTGGTGATTAAAAGACTCAGGACCCCTGGGTAAAGTTCCTGATGGTCTCTAGATTCCAGTCCTTTTATTACTGAACCCCTCATTTGGACCTGACACCTGATTTTGAGAAATttcctgattctcctgcctctcttgagggtttcttctgttttcccttccttcctgggaAGATCCCGAACACTTCCTGGGTCATAAGTACCACCTGAGGACTCCCTAACATTAGGCACTGACCCTGACTTTGGCCTGAATTCTCAGTTTCTGACTCATGGAGGCAGAGCTGCCTTTGGACCAGAGGAATCTCAAACCCAGCATGTCCAAATCCAAATGTCCTGGTCCGttcctccaccacctcctcctaCTGTCTTTGCCTCCTGTCTCAGGGATGTTTCCCAAAGCCAAGCCATTGATCTGGGTATCCTAGActccttcctcttcccagccTCTATTCTCCCTCCTGGTAGTTACCAAATTCTGCTAATTGACATTCTAAATCTGATGGATCTGGCCCCCTCTTCTGTTCCTATCACTACCTTGTTCAGGCCTTTGTTCTTTTAACCAGACAATTGCAATGGCCTCCTTCTAACTGGTCTCCCTGCCTACAGTCTTGCCTCCAGCAAATCCATCCTCCAATCCTGATGCCAGAGTGATCTGAAATGCAAATATGATCTTGCCACTCCCCTGCTTAAAACCCACCAACTGCAGTGGTTCTGTAACCGCAGGGTAGCCTCTGACAAGGGCCGAAAGTAAGTTGTTACTACTCCTACTACTGCCACTATTAGTACTACTGTTACTACTAATACAAATACTAATAAtagtagctaacatttattgatcattttccATTATGCTTTCAAAtgattatctttttaaaacaaattatagcCAATTCAAAGTTTTCTGAATGATACTGCTCTCATTTGCCTGGGGTGAAGGAGAGGGGCAGAGTTACAGGCAGGGGGCACCAGGGAACTGTTCCTAGCCATCAGCAATCTTATCATATGCCCTAGAAAGTGACCATGCTAATTTAGCTTCAAGAGTTAATAGGGATTACCATAATTCTTAGGAATGAAGATTTGCTCTCCATCCCTACAAATATCAAGGAAGGGTGTCAGTCGCCTGGATCTTGAACGTGTCCATCAAGTACGCCACACGTGGGAGTGTCCTTGGGCTCCTGGGGGTGCCAGAAAAGGGGAGTGAAGAACTGCTGGCATTCAGGGTCAAAAATGCTTGATCTGGTCCCTGCCTACCTCTGCTGCCTCCTGCCACTCCCCTCGCACTTCTCACTTTAGTGCAACCAAACTGTATGTGATACTAATCATCACTCACTGTTACTGAGGTCTcctatgtgccaggtgctgggctAAGTGGCTTGCCGCAATGCTACTATCTTGGGTGAGGCTCACACCAACCTTTAAAAGAAGCAAGCCTTGCTATTCCCATTTCATAACGGAGGGAAGTGAGGCTCCCAGAGATGCAGTAACGGCCCAGGTAGCGAGGTCACACCCCTCACCTTGACTCACTGTGCCCTCCCTCTTTTGCCTGGGTAGTGCCCATTCATCTTTGGGAGACCTGTCTCCTCCCCTAGGCTGCCCTGGGAGCCTCAGAGGCTGCACTGCGGTCACACACTGGAATCTCTGGATTCAGTCTGAGTGCTTCTCAAGGCAGGGTTTGGGCCTCTTGCATCTTGGAACCCCCAgcatctagcacagtgcctggcacctaaAAGACCTCTGTAAGTGCTTGTTGAGTTGACTAAACTGAATTCCAGGCGCTGAACCTCGAGGTCATTGTCCTGCTGACCAGTTTTCCCTGTCTTCACCTCTCTAGGCACAAAGCTATCTGATCTCTGGAGAAGGACCCTTTTCCTTCCTGCTTGGGTCCCACCTGCACCCTTTGACTTCCGGTTGAAACTGCTGTCTCATCAACCACCCTGCCCACACTCTGGACATCTCTACTCTCTCTCATCCCCTCTCTCACCCACAGGCAGGACCCCATATCTACTCCTCTCAATCAACTTATTTGGCTCCCCATTGGCCTTAACTCTTTCcactggttttgttgttgttgttgtttggggttttttcccTGTCCCAAAGTtcgctccccacccccaccctccaaaaaaagtctgtttctttctgtctcttcacTAAGTCCTCCCAATCAACAGCCCAGGGTGGGGTTTTCTCCTCAGAAGTGCATAATCTACAACGTGCTATTTAAACCAGTTTTATTTTGCCTTGGGAAGTCCCATTGCCTTGCctgaagacattaaaaatttCTCCTGTCCCCAGCCTGAATCTCTCTGTCCCTGAGCCCCAGCCTGCTCTGCGGCAGAGCTGGTGTGTCCAGGACAGAGTGACCCTCAGAGGCCCTtgccccaccctcccccaccaccacccgtCCCCTGGCCCtgccttcccctcacttcccagTCTCCTCTGCTTCTGGCAGCTTTGGGACCCCCGCCCCTGGCTTCTCCTCCATGCTGTATGGAATGAAGATTGCAAATCTGGCCTACGTCACCAAGACTCGGGTCAGGTTCTTCAAACTGGACCGCTGGACTGACTCGCGGCTCCCAGAAAAGAGGAGAATGAAGCTGAGCTCAGATATCAGCAAGCACCACAAGTCACTGCTAGCCAAGATCTTTTATGACAGgtgtgtgtccgtgtgtgtgtgtttgttcgTGCACACACACTTGCTTGTGAGGAGTGCTCAGGGCATGGGGGAAGGGGCTGTCTAGCCAAGAAAAGAGTAGTTTGCTCAGGTGGTGGGGAGGCCCCTTCCTTAAGGACTGGGGGAAGCAGGTCGGGGGCTTGGCTGCGGGTGGGAACACGGCTGGCACTCTCCCCAGGGCATCCCCCAGTCCAGGCCGCTCCTTTCCTGGCCCCCACCCTTGACTCCCACTCTCCCCAGGGCTGAGTATCTTCACGGGAAGCATGGGGTGGACGTGGAAGTCCAGGGGCCCCATGAAGCACGAGATGGGCAGCTCCTTATCCGCCTGGATTTGAACCGCAAGGAGGTGCTGACCCTGAGGCTCCGGAACGGAGGAAACAAACCTGTTACCCTCACTCACCTCTTCCCACTCTGCCGGACACCCCAGTTTGCCTTCTACTATGGTGACCAGGAGCTGCCCTGCCCACTAGGCCCCGGTGAGTAGCTTTCCAAAGGGAAGAACTCTGTTGGGCAGGGCTTGTCCTAGCAGGGCTGCAGCTTTGGAGCACACACTATGGCTGTCCAGTGGTCTCCTCTCGGGATGGGGCCGCTTGGGGGAGTGTCGGGGTCAGCATGTTGGTGGGagggtccctgccttccctcccccctcccattCACTCAGCCTTCTCCCTGCAGGTGAATGCTATGAGCTGCATGTGCACTGTAAGACCAGCTTTGTGGGCTACTTCCCAGCCACGGTGCTCTGGGAGCTGCTGGGACCTGGGGAGTCGGGGTCAGAAGGAGCTGGCACTTTCTACATTGCCCGCTTCTTGGCTGCCGTCGCCCACAGCCCTCTGGCTGCACAATTGAAGCCCACCACTCCCTTCAAGCGCACCCGGATCACTGGAAACCCTGTGTTGACCAGCCGgatagaggaaggagagagacctGACCTGTAAGCCCTCCCTCCAGGCCTGTCTGGGCTTGGCATGTCCTGATCACAACAGTGTGGGCCCTTGGGAAAAGCCCAGAGCTGGGATCCAGGGGCCCCTTTACTGCTGTAGGTTATTTCCTCCTCTGGGCTCAGAAACTTTTTCTGCCTAGGAAGCAAATTGCAGGAGAGTAGCATGTCCAAGGACagtatgaaaacattttttttaagaagtattttcACTGTGTAATGAATTATTAGGCAGCCCATTATAGACTgtcacacctctctctctctctctctctctcatagcaTTGGGGATCAAAACCATGCATGCAAAGCCCATGTTCTACCCAgccccctctcttctctttttaaattaaaaaatatatgtatatgggtggtactgggaattgaaatcagggacactttaccattgagctatagccccagtcctttttgagacagggtcttgctaagttgctgagactggccttgaacttttgatccttctgtctcagcttcctgaggtgctgggattattggcatgcaccaAAGCACCCagatctctcttttttaaaacagctttactgaaataattcacatatcatacaggtcagttatttttttttttagtatgttcACAGATATGTGCAACCATCGTTACAgtcagttttagaacattttattacACCAAAGAAGAGATCCAATACCCTTTAGCTACCACCCTTTTATCACTCACCCACCTGCTCAGCCCTTAGCAGCCACTCACTTTATCTCTGTCTCCATAAATTTCCCTATGCTGGACATGTCACGTGGCGAGTGGACTCGTGTGTAAACATCTTTTTGACATAGCTAGCTAGTTACAAAATACTATGTAATAGGACCTTCACAGTTAGATCATTGTTCACTTTTTGTTAACAATATATAggtgccaggtgcaatggcacatgcctataatcccagtgacttaggagactgaggcagaagaattacaagtttgaagccagcctcagcaactttgtgaggccctaagcaacttactgagaccctgtttcaaaaccaaaattaaaaagggatggctggggatgtggctgagtggtaaagtgccgctgggttcaatttctggtaccccaaaacaaaaactatatatatatatacacacacataatataaattaaactGGAAGCCTGCATACCCCCCAAAATTAACATTGGCTGTCCCAGGATggtaaaaatgttatttattataattttttgccAGATTCTtctttaataatgaaaatgtattataaataatattttttaaatattccaagTATTGGGCTTTCCAAAAATGGTCCAGCCTTGGACCGAGCAGCCCCATAAGCTAGTGAGCTTCATGTCCTTGGGCAGAGGCTGCCAACCACCCTTTGGCAATGGCATCACAGAGGTCCTTGTGCATCCTCCACGGAGGGGCATTCCTAGAGTCTTGAAGGTGACAAGTTCAATGTTTATGACAGCTTTTCCCCCCACTTTTGCAGCGCTAAAGGCTATGACTTGAAGCTAAGTATGGCACTGGGGACCTACTACCCACCCCCACGCCTCAGGCAGCTGCTCCCCATCCTTCTTCAGGGAACAAGTATCTTCACTGCCCCAAAGGAGATTGCTGAGATCAAGTAAGTGCCTCCCCTCTGCACCCCACTCCCGCCTTCTCTCCCCCTGCTGGCCTCTGCCTGTTGCTCTGGATGTCTGTCCGGCCTCCCAGGCTCTATTCGTTCACCCTCGTTGAGCATGCCCACTTGCCAGGTGCTGTTCCAGATGGGCCTTGCCCGTTCTGGTGGGGAACAGTGAGCActgatcatttcttttaaaacatttatcttgTACATTCCATATTGTGGTGAGTGCTTTGAAGAACTCAATGCAAAAGTAAAACCAAAGCAGGACAAGGGGATGAATTGGTGATGTTTTACAGAGAGCAGTCAGTCCTGGCCTCtttgaggaggtgacatttgaacaGAGAATGACATTTGAATGAGGTTAGGGTGTGAGTCATGGAAGGAGGATCTGGGGGAGAATGTTTCCGCCATAAGATCTACCGCGGATACTCAAGTCAGGTCTGAGGTTGGGGCAAGGACATCGGAGGAAGCAAGAGTTGGGGCTCCCTTCTTCAAGGCCTCTGACCCCATCCATTTCTCTGTCCTTCTGGTCTTCTGTGCTTCCTAGTGTGCTCCTAGTTGCAGAGCTTCGAATGGGAGAGGGTAGATGCTCCTGGTCATGGGAGTGCTTGACCTGTCCCTTTCCTGCCCTTCCCACTTCATCCACCAACCATCACTGCCAGGGCCCAGCTGGAGACAGCCCTGAAGTGGAGGAACTATGAGGTGAAACTCCGACTGCTGCTGCACCTGGAGGAGCTGCAGATGGAGCACGACATCCGGCACTATGACCTGGAATCGGTGCCCATGACCTGGGACCCCGTGGACCAGAACCCCAGGCTGCTCACACTGGAGGTTGGGGCTCAGATCAGGTGCAGGGAGGGCGGCCTCAAGTCAGCCAACCTCTATAGGCCATTCCTAAATACAGGGCAAATCTAGAAGAAGGATGAAATGGTTCCTGTCCCAGAGGGGTCAGCAAGGGGTAGGGTGGGCATCCTTTGCCCAAAATGGTGTCAGAGCAGGACATTGGGGTTTTAATCTAGACTTTGCTActactggctgtgtgaccttgggcaagatcCTTGCTTTCTCTGAGCCATAGGTCCCTTATCTAAAAAACATAGAGCTGGACTGGATAATTCTTAGGGCCCTTTCTAGCTCACAGATTTTGAATGTGTGCACCTTAGACCAGAATTACCCACGAGAATGAATTTCTGCACACAAATGCAGGTGGGAAGAGAGAACAAGGATGATCAGGGCAAGATGACTGCAGGAGATGAGTTTTAACAAGATTTTAAAGGCAGAGTAGAACTGAGCTGGTGAGAGGGCAGCTGAGTAGAGTGGGAAGCGGCTGCCAGGCCCCAAGCTAGCACCCTGGAGTTCTGCACCTGTGAGCAGCTTGGGAAGGTTGTCTCCTTCCTCTCGCCACAACTCCTGTctggtgggagaggaaggggaacagggaaAACGCAGCTCTCCGAGTCTTGGGTTAGAAGGCCAGAGCCTCAGTTTTCGTCCCTCAGAAGTCTGGAGAGCCTGGGGGTTGGGTCCTTCAGTGACCATCCTTGGGACAGAAGCTTGCTTACGTTCACACCCTGTAGGTTCCCGGTGTGACCGAGAGCCGCCCCTCAGTGCTGCGGGGGGACCACCTGTTTGCCCTTCTGTCCTCTGAGACACACCAGGAGGACCCCATCACCTACAAGGGCTTCGTGCACAAGGTGGAACTGGACCGTGTCAAACTGAGCTTTTCCATGAGGTGGGTGTTGGGGAACCCTTCTTCAGTCTTCTCCTCAGGCCAGGGGAGAAGAGAGGCTTTCTCCTAAGATGCGTGGATCCCAAGCACAGGGCAGGGGCTTTTCTTCTAGGGGACTCTGAGCCACCTCAGCAGCTGCCTTTCCTAGGGAGCTTTTATGGAGGCCTTGGAAAGAAGGAGTGGAgcagagggaggtggagggaggtcCTGGCTTTTTGCTGCCTGGCCCACCTAACTGGACCTCCTCTACCTTTCTCCCTATCCAAAGCCTCCTGAGCCGATTTGTGGATGGGCTGACCTTCAAGGTGAACTTCACCTTCAACCGCCAGCCCCTGCGGGTCCAGCATCGGGCCCTGGAACTGACAGGGCGCTGGCTGCTGTGGCCCATGCTTTTTCCTGTGGCCTCCCGTGGGGTCCCGCTGCTGCCCTCAGATGTGAAGCTCAAGTGAGACTGAGGGCAGGGGACTCCAGGGCTGGTTGGAGTGTGGGGGTTGGGGATGGAGTCCTAGAGGCCTCTGGGAGGCTGGATAAGTTGAAGTTGGGATTCCCGGCCTCCCTGCCAGGCTGTATGACCGGAGTCTGGAGTCAAACCCAGAGCAGCTGCAGGCCATGAAGCACATTGTTATGGGCACCACACGTCCAGCCCCCTACATCATCTTTGGGCCTCCAGGCACTGGCAAGACTGTCACATTAGTGGAGGCCATTAAGCAGGTGAGGCTTGAGTATAAACCTGGGACCTATATCCTTGACTCTCCCAGATGGAGTGGTTATCCCCAAATTCTGATTTCCTTCAGCTCCCTGAAAGTTCTTGCTTCTCAGCAGCCATCaaaaggaggtggggagggctggggctgtagctcagtggcagagcacttgcctagcatgggtgaggcactgggttcaatccttagcatcacataaaaataaatggataaaataaaggcattctgtccatctacaactataaaatttttttttaaaaggtgaggaGCTAGAGTCAGTGTGGCTGTTGAGCACTGTTGTGTAGGTTGGGCACTTGGAGTGTAGGTGTGGCTCTTGGAGTGAGTGACCTTTTGCATTTCGGTCTTCATAGACTTGTGTGTTTATTACAGTTGTTGTCCCACGTCAAAGTGCTAATTGGACTAGCAGGGCTCCGGGATAGAACTTGCCTTTTATATCACTGCCTCCCTTGGCTGTGGGAGGCAGACGCTCCACTGCCCCAGTGTGAGTCACCAGAGTTCAGGAAGCTGCTTCCCACACTCTGCCTGTCCACATCTCaggtggtgaagcacttgcccgAAGCTCACATCCTAGCCTGCGCTCCGTCCAACTCGGGTGCTGACCTTCTCTGTCAGCGGCTCCGGGTCCACCTGCCCAGCTCCATCTACCGCCTTCTAGCCCCCAGCAGGGACATCCGCATGGTACCTGAAGACATTAAGGTAAGGGAAGTGCAGAGGGTCAAGGGATGGCAGATGCCTGGGAGTCTCTAAGGACAAACCAGAAAACTAGGGAGACTTGGGTGGGTGAGaaccctccctgggcctcagtttccttgtctataaagtGGCCCAATGCCAGAGTGAGGGTGGGCATGGGTAGAGCCAAGCTGATGCCTCGTGTTGCTTCCCAATCCACAGCCCTACTGTAACTGGGATGCGAAAAAGGGGGAGTATGTGTTTCCTGCCAAGAAGGAACTGCAGGAATACCGCGTCTTAATTACCACTCTCATCACGGCCAGCAGGTGGGGactgtgtgtgtaaataaaaggGTAGTGGGCTGGGAAGATGGGGAAGGGTTCTCAGTGGGTGAGGTGAGGGACCAGATTGGGTGAGCATTCAGTTGGGTGCCTGGGGATGACCCTGCCTGGCCTGACACCTCCCAGGTTGGTGTCGGCCCAGTTTCCCATCGATCACTTCACACACATCTTCATCGACGAGGCTGGCCACTGCATGGAACCTGAGAGTCTGGTGGCCATAGCAGGTGAGGGGCTCAGGGTGGGCTGCAGGTGCGCCACCCTGCATGGGGAGGTCCCACCACTTACCTTTCTCCTCATACCACCCTTGCCTTCTAGGACTGATGGAAGTTAAGGAAACAGGCAATCCAGGAGGGCAGCTGGTGCTGGCTGGAGACCCGCGACAGCTGGGACCTGTGCTGCGCTCCCCACTGACACAGAAGTATGGGCTGGGGTACTCGCTGCTGGAACGGCTGCTCACCTACAATGCCCTGTACAAGAAGGGTCCCGATGGCTATGACCCTCAGTTCATAACCAAGCTGCTACGCAACTACAGGTATCCCCACACCCTCATCTCCCTCTGCTGCTAGATAGCCCGTGCCTTCACACCCTCTGC
This sequence is a window from Marmota flaviventris isolate mMarFla1 chromosome 10, mMarFla1.hap1, whole genome shotgun sequence. Protein-coding genes within it:
- the Mov10 gene encoding helicase MOV-10 isoform X1 produces the protein MPSKFSCRQLRETGQCFESFLVVRGLDMETDRERLRTIYNRDFKISFGTPAPGFSSMLYGMKIANLAYVTKTRVRFFKLDRWTDSRLPEKRRMKLSSDISKHHKSLLAKIFYDRAEYLHGKHGVDVEVQGPHEARDGQLLIRLDLNRKEVLTLRLRNGGNKPVTLTHLFPLCRTPQFAFYYGDQELPCPLGPGECYELHVHCKTSFVGYFPATVLWELLGPGESGSEGAGTFYIARFLAAVAHSPLAAQLKPTTPFKRTRITGNPVLTSRIEEGERPDLAKGYDLKLSMALGTYYPPPRLRQLLPILLQGTSIFTAPKEIAEIKAQLETALKWRNYEVKLRLLLHLEELQMEHDIRHYDLESVPMTWDPVDQNPRLLTLEVPGVTESRPSVLRGDHLFALLSSETHQEDPITYKGFVHKVELDRVKLSFSMSLLSRFVDGLTFKVNFTFNRQPLRVQHRALELTGRWLLWPMLFPVASRGVPLLPSDVKLKLYDRSLESNPEQLQAMKHIVMGTTRPAPYIIFGPPGTGKTVTLVEAIKQVVKHLPEAHILACAPSNSGADLLCQRLRVHLPSSIYRLLAPSRDIRMVPEDIKPYCNWDAKKGEYVFPAKKELQEYRVLITTLITASRLVSAQFPIDHFTHIFIDEAGHCMEPESLVAIAGLMEVKETGNPGGQLVLAGDPRQLGPVLRSPLTQKYGLGYSLLERLLTYNALYKKGPDGYDPQFITKLLRNYRSHPTILDIPNQLYYDGELQACADVVDRERFCRWEGLPQQGFPIIFHGVMGKDEREGNSPSFFNPEEAATVTSYLKLLLAPSSKKGKARLSPRSVGVISPYRKQVEKIRYCITKLDRELRGLDDIKDLKVGSVEEFQGQERSVVLISTVRSSQSFVQLDLDFNLGFLKNPKRFNVAVTRAKALLIIVGNPLLLGHDPDWKAFLEFCKENGGYTGCPFPAKLDLQNGQNLLQDLSKLSPSTSGPHGHDCLPQERESEGGLSLQVEPEWRNEL
- the Mov10 gene encoding helicase MOV-10 isoform X2; the protein is MLYGMKIANLAYVTKTRVRFFKLDRWTDSRLPEKRRMKLSSDISKHHKSLLAKIFYDRAEYLHGKHGVDVEVQGPHEARDGQLLIRLDLNRKEVLTLRLRNGGNKPVTLTHLFPLCRTPQFAFYYGDQELPCPLGPGECYELHVHCKTSFVGYFPATVLWELLGPGESGSEGAGTFYIARFLAAVAHSPLAAQLKPTTPFKRTRITGNPVLTSRIEEGERPDLAKGYDLKLSMALGTYYPPPRLRQLLPILLQGTSIFTAPKEIAEIKAQLETALKWRNYEVKLRLLLHLEELQMEHDIRHYDLESVPMTWDPVDQNPRLLTLEVPGVTESRPSVLRGDHLFALLSSETHQEDPITYKGFVHKVELDRVKLSFSMSLLSRFVDGLTFKVNFTFNRQPLRVQHRALELTGRWLLWPMLFPVASRGVPLLPSDVKLKLYDRSLESNPEQLQAMKHIVMGTTRPAPYIIFGPPGTGKTVTLVEAIKQVVKHLPEAHILACAPSNSGADLLCQRLRVHLPSSIYRLLAPSRDIRMVPEDIKPYCNWDAKKGEYVFPAKKELQEYRVLITTLITASRLVSAQFPIDHFTHIFIDEAGHCMEPESLVAIAGLMEVKETGNPGGQLVLAGDPRQLGPVLRSPLTQKYGLGYSLLERLLTYNALYKKGPDGYDPQFITKLLRNYRSHPTILDIPNQLYYDGELQACADVVDRERFCRWEGLPQQGFPIIFHGVMGKDEREGNSPSFFNPEEAATVTSYLKLLLAPSSKKGKARLSPRSVGVISPYRKQVEKIRYCITKLDRELRGLDDIKDLKVGSVEEFQGQERSVVLISTVRSSQSFVQLDLDFNLGFLKNPKRFNVAVTRAKALLIIVGNPLLLGHDPDWKAFLEFCKENGGYTGCPFPAKLDLQNGQNLLQDLSKLSPSTSGPHGHDCLPQERESEGGLSLQVEPEWRNEL